The following is a genomic window from Chitinophaga caseinilytica.
GCAGGCCGCGGCGCTGGGGCTGCCCGTTTTGCTGCAACCTAGCACCTGGCAAGCCTACGAATCGCATTTCGTGGCATCGCTACGCCAGCTCAAATCCGCCCACAACGCCACCGCCGCTGTTTTCGGCGATATCGATCTACAGCCGCACCGCGATTGGGAAGAGAAAGTCTGCGCCGCCGCGGGCCTCAAAACCCTGCTGCCGCTCTGGCAACAGGAACGCAAAATGCTCGTGTACCGGATGCTGGAACAGGGGCTCAAATGCCGGATCGTGTCGTGCAACGATACACTGGGCCCGGATTTCCTGGGCCGCGAAATGGACGATGTCCTCATCGCCGACCTGGAAGCGGCCGGGGTAGACGTTTGCGGCGAGAACGGCGAGTTTCATACACTGGTGACGGATTGCCCGCTGTTTTCGGTGCCCGTGCAACTGCCGCCGTCCGGGAAAGTGCAGCATGAAAACTATCACTTCCTGCAATGGAAACTGTAGCAGGCATCAAGGCATAAAAAAAGCGGTCCCGGTAAAACCAGGACCGCTTTTTTTATTTACAGCGATAACTTTTATGCGATGGCAGCTTCCTTCTTTTCGCCCCGGATGAACACGGGCTTCAGTACGGCATAAGCGCTGAAGAGGATCGCGGTGTAAAACACGTTGCCCATGATGGTGTTCAGGAAAAAGCTGCCGAACACGTCCTGTTTGTAGAACGGAATGGCAGACCAATAGCAGGTGATGAGGCCCGACAGCGTGTGCGGGTACAGGTCCCTGAAAATAAAGGTACCCATGTTGGACATCAGGTAAAATACCAACCCTGAAGCAACTGCACCGAGGAATACACGGCCCGTGGTCACTTTGCGGATACGGGTACCGATGAAGGTAACCAACATATGCCCGGCGTACACGAACAGCATTTCGCCGCCGTAGATGCCCTGGATATCAGTGAAGAAGTAGAAGAACAGGTCTGTAAGCAGTAAAGAGATCAGCGGTACGGCATAGGCATATTTCTTGTCTTTCAGGATCACACCTGCAAACAGTGCACCGGCGCCCATCGCAGTGAAATTGTAAATTTCGAAATAGTTGGTCGCCAGCCGGCAGAGAACGGTAACGAATATCAGCGACGCTACGAGGATCGCGTTGGATAAACTTTCTTTCTTCATAAATAAAGCGCGTTTGCTTGTTACAAATATAACCAATTATGGAATTGCCGCCTTGAAAATCACCAGGTCCGATTCGCAAACCACTTTGTACGCGGTACCATAGGGAGCGAAGAGCGTTTTGCCTTTGGACAGCGCCAGCTGGTTGCCTCCCGGTCCTTCCGCGCTGCCGGTGCCTTCCAGCACGATCCAGGTTTCAGGGGCAACGGAGGTGTGCGCGTACGTTTCCCCGGCTTTCAGCGCGATGCGGCTCAGCACGAAATCCGGCGCGGGAGTGGGGTAGATGCGTTCCTGTCCACCGTGAATGGCTTCCCCTTTCAGGATATTCGGGTGCACAGC
Proteins encoded in this region:
- a CDS encoding diphthine--ammonia ligase, with the translated sequence MTNPPENIICSWSGGKDSCFALMTAVKSGHKPVALLNVLNENGQISRSHGLPPQILQQQAAALGLPVLLQPSTWQAYESHFVASLRQLKSAHNATAAVFGDIDLQPHRDWEEKVCAAAGLKTLLPLWQQERKMLVYRMLEQGLKCRIVSCNDTLGPDFLGREMDDVLIADLEAAGVDVCGENGEFHTLVTDCPLFSVPVQLPPSGKVQHENYHFLQWKL
- a CDS encoding DUF6580 family putative transport protein codes for the protein MKKESLSNAILVASLIFVTVLCRLATNYFEIYNFTAMGAGALFAGVILKDKKYAYAVPLISLLLTDLFFYFFTDIQGIYGGEMLFVYAGHMLVTFIGTRIRKVTTGRVFLGAVASGLVFYLMSNMGTFIFRDLYPHTLSGLITCYWSAIPFYKQDVFGSFFLNTIMGNVFYTAILFSAYAVLKPVFIRGEKKEAAIA